TAGATGACTCTTTACTGCATCTGTGTGTACAATTGTGTTCTTTCCCCAATAAGCGAACGGATGTACACTTAGCATAGCCAGGAAGTGATTGTGAGCACATTTTGTATCACAATggcagattgtgtttgtgttgcagtaaGCCTTAACTTGCAGTATAACTTAAGTTTGTATATAATTAAAATCTTATTTCCCTCTAGCCCtgttcaccttttctttttctgttgctgtacAAACCAGAAGCCAGTAACATGAATaccaaaacaaactgttcttATTTTCCCCTCATATAAACCTGTGTACCGCACCAGTAGGAACTCACCAGAACTCACTGAGCCTGCAACCTGCTGTCATATGCAATTTTTAGCCTAAACAGTAAATTTGATGATGTAATTAACAAACAGTATTCAATATGGTTCAGTCACATGTGGCTGATACATAAGATCAGTGTTAGTTCTGATCCTGATCCAGCGGCTTGTATTGGTGCATCTAGAGGCGACGCCTGGGTGGTAAAGGTTTTTGTCCCCTAACTTACAGTTCAGAACCATGTATTGCAGACCGCTCTATTTCAGTCCCTCCTGTAGTGGAAAACGCTGTATCCCAGCTCCACCAGCGCCCCACCCAGCAGCACCCACAGAGGGACACACACCACACTGACCCATGTGTCAGTGAGCCTCTCCAGGCGGGAGCACAGTGTCAGACAGAAAGCCACCTTCAGGAGTAGAGCTGTCAGGTACCACAACCTTCTTTTCAGACTTTGCTCACCGTCCCTGGGGTCAAAGTCCGGCTTGCAGCGCCCCGCCATCTTCACTATCAGCATGAGAATGAGGATGGTGTCAAAGGTCCAGACagggaggaagatgaggaacCAGTTCCAGTGGATTTTCGAGTCTAGTTTGAGGACCAGCATGATGAGGAAGATTAGGGCAAAGATCCAGGAGAGGAGCACTCGCTGGGCCAGGGACATCTTCATCTATAAAGGACTGGCACAGAGCCAGTGTCCTCCACACccagagactgaggaggagaCGAAAGACCACGAAACACACTGATCTGAAAATACAAcgaaacacaacacagcaaagTCAATCTCTGGAGGATGTGATGCACCACGAATGACTACGTGGCCAGTATTAAGAGTCAATGTCAAGACTGCATCGTCACAAGTGTCCAGGCTTTTCACAAATATCTCTGGAGCAGCTCTGTAACTTTCTGGACGTTAGCTCAGTTAGCGATAGCGCGTTAGCTAAGTTGTAAGAcccaacaaacaaaacacttctaAGATATCTTACCAAGCTCCGCAGGCGCATCAACCTGCTTTCTCAAAACCGAAGTTTAAAAGACCCACTCTTCGCCGGGTAGTGacatgtcaaaacatttaaacaaaagattaATCGCTAATTTTTACAGCGACAAGTGCTGATTAGTTACCATTTAAGCTAGCTCCAGTTTCCAGCAGTAACTGTTAAACTTCCGCTCAGcagtttcaaaacaaaagcGTGTTTTTAATGCGatgtatttcattttagtttctagAAAACTTTAATGCTTCTCTTTGgcacatttagaaatgtttattttcaattgTATTTTACGTATTTTTAACACAAAAGACGATTTTTACTGATTTGatcaattttattttgataCATTCATccgtatatacacacacacacacacacacacacacacacacacatatatatatatatatatatatatgtgtgtgtgtgtgtgtgtgtgtgtgtgtgtgttattagtcACACCTGTGTTTGAcacctgtgttttcctgctttgaaaataaattatatatattatatatatatatatattttctcagtgttttattgGAAATATAGTATTTGACTTTGGAAATAAGTGTACAACCTTGAATCTTAACCTTAGTtaaatttacaaattaaaacacagagtgGTTATTTTTGGGTGAGCCcagtagttttatattttcacctATTACTCCTAGagatgtttaattaaaactttATCCTAAATCTTTATGGCGTACTGACTGTTCAAAACAGAGGGAGATACAGTaacaatgtgtttaaatattactgaaatttatttattttttaaactgggCTAGTATAACAAATTAATACAAAGTACAACCCCATAGACATGATAGATTGTCAAAAAAGTAAATTACAAAACGCTTGAGgtaaaacatcatttaaaaaagattcAGTTAAAAAGCCCTTATTAAAATCTCAATTCATTTCAAGGTAAAAGCTCACTCTACACTATCTAGCTGTCCTAAAAACCAacaatacacatttatttacaaggTAGTGGTGGTGCAAAATACAGTGTGTGAGACAACATTCAGTCAAAATATTAATGTCTTTGTCAAATGTAAACAATAAACATTGGCATATTCCTCAAACTCCTTCTGTACAAAGctaatacagaaacacaaatgctGTCACACAGATGTTTCCTCTAAGAGGAGGATTTTGCATTAGACctcagtgaaaataaaaataattaaacagcCCACATTTTTATAAAGTGTTATAgagaaatgaaagcagaaagcCTCTTTACTGTGCTACTGCCAAACGGCAGACAGCAGAGCgtaaacagaaataataaaactgatctGAGGTTTGAAACGCACATATACAAAACCAGAACGATTTAGGACACAGCGAATATGTAAAGTTTCTGACCCACTGTTGTGAGAACCTCATGACTCCAACTTTGGTTTTTGTGATTTTGACTTCAGCTGAAGGATTTTGTGACCCACATAATGAGGCTAGTGATGCTATTTGACAAATCTAACTAAAACCATTAGTCCATGTCTCAATACTTATCCACCCTATGCTTTCTAAGCCAATGGGCTTGTACAGAAGATGAACATTTTTTGAAACGGGTCACAAATGTTTAAACACAGGGCACTGCAGTTTTTACCAAGTATTACTCAAGACTAAATTGTGCATTTGCTCAGAACTCTTATTAATACACAAGTTTTTATAGCAGCAGGACTATGAATGATTCTTAAAAACCTGACATTTCAGAGGTACAAGGTTTTCACTCACCACTGAAAGCACTTGAAATGGTGTTGTCATGGAAACTCATCGTACTAGAGTAAAAAAAGGAAGATGGTACCCACTGAATGAAATGTAGTTCTAAGATGTCTTTAATCTGTATCCCATAATTTTACCGTACACATTGGTGGTTTGCATTCCTAAGGCAACCACAGCTACACAGTGCTCTGCCTGCTCTCGCGGCTGTACCCCATAGCCTCTGAGGAGTGAGGTGGGAAATCAATAAATATCCCATCTGAGTCCGAGTCTGCAGACTCTAGCACTTGTCCAATTATGGTTTCAGGGCTGGATGATTCACTGGGCGGTGTGGAGGAGGCACCCTTACTGAGATCAGTCATTGTCATCGTGGCCTCCGTGCCATGCAAGGCTCC
This DNA window, taken from Anabas testudineus chromosome 6, fAnaTes1.2, whole genome shotgun sequence, encodes the following:
- the tmem60 gene encoding transmembrane protein 60; this translates as MKMSLAQRVLLSWIFALIFLIMLVLKLDSKIHWNWFLIFLPVWTFDTILILMLIVKMAGRCKPDFDPRDGEQSLKRRLWYLTALLLKVAFCLTLCSRLERLTDTWVSVVCVPLWVLLGGALVELGYSVFHYRRD